Genomic DNA from Frankiales bacterium:
CGAGATCGACCGGCGTGCCGTCACCGCCCTGTTCACCGAGCTCGCGCGCGACGCCGAGGCGGCCTCCGGCGGCGAGCGCGCCGCGGCCGCCGTCGCCCCCGCCCCGGTCGCGCCCGCGGACCCCGACGACACCGCAGGCACTCCTGCCGACGACCCGGCCGCCGGCCCCGAGGACGCCGCCACCGACGCGGGCTCGCCCTACGCCGCGTCGCTCGGCGGCCTGCCCGACGGCCCGGCCGCCGCCGAGGCCGCGGCGCCGCTGTTCGTCGCGGCGCCCGTGCCCGATCCCGAGCCGGCCCGCCCGGCCGCACCCGCGGCGCGCCACCACGACCCCTACGGCGCCCGCATCGTCGAGCCCGAGCTCGAGCCGGCCATGGCCGGCGGCGGTCACGCCGAGGCGGCCGACATGGCCGCGCTGCTGCGCGAGCTGTCCAGCCTGGGCGGCGGGTTCGACGCCGACTCCTCCGGCGGCGGGGCCCCGGCCCCCGCTGCTCCTCCCCCGGCCGCCCACCCGCGGCCGGCCCCGGAGGCCAAGAAGGAGAAGAAGAAGCGCGGGCTGTTCAGCCGCTGACCCCCGGCTCCCCGGGCGCCGGCACGCCCGGCGCGGGTGCGGGCACGCCACCCGACGACCACGCCGGCAGCGCCGCTGCGAGCATGGCACCCGTGAGAGCGGTGGTGCAGCGCGCCGACGGCGCGAGCGTCGTGGTCGACGGGTCCGTGGTCGGCTCCTTCGAGGGGCCGGGCCTCGTGGTGCTCGTCGGCGTCACCCACGACGACGACCCCGCCCGTGCGCGCCGCCTCGCGGAGAAGGTCCACGAGCTGCGGGTGTTCGAGCCCCGCCACGCCGGCGACCGGCCGGTCGAGGGGCGCCGCGAGCTCTCCGCCGCGGAGCTCGGCCTGCCCCTCCTCGTGGTCAGCCAGTTCACCCTCTACGGCGACACCCGCAAGGGCCGGCGCCCGTCGTGGACCGCCGCAGCGCCCGGGCCGGTGGCCGAACCGCTGGTGGCGGCGGTGGTCGACGCCCTGCGCGAGCGCGGAGCGCCGGTCACCACGGGCGTGTTCGGCGCCGACATGCGCGTGGCCCTGGTCAACGACGGGCCGATCACCGTGCTGCTCGAGGTGGACTGAGGGCACCGGGCCACCCGCACGGGTGTCCGGGGTGCGGATCCGCGTCGCGTACGGCCGCGGCGGGGGTGGAGACTGGCCCGACAGCGGGGGACCGGACAGGAGGGCGCATGGAGCACCAGGACGCGGACGCCACCGCCGACGCGGCCCAGGACGACGTGAAGGCCAAGTTCCGCGAGGCGCTGGCGCGCAAGCAGAAGGGCGGCGCCCACCCCGGTGGCCAGGGCCCCGAGGGCCGCGAGGCCGCCCACGGCGAGCACGCCGCGGCGGGGGTCAAGCGGGAGTTCCGGCGCAAGTCCGGGTGAGCGGGCGGCCGTGCGCCGCCGGGTCGCGGCGACCGCGGCCCCGCCTCACAGCCCGGCTGCGAACTCCTTGAGCCAGGGGGCGAACTCCGGGCCGAGGTCGTCGCGCTCGCAGGCCAGCCGGACCACGGCCTTGAGGTAGGACACCCGGTCGCCGGTGTCGTAGCGGCGTCCGCGGAACACCACGCCGAGCACGCCGCCGCCGTCCTGCGCGGGGGTGCCGGTGGCGAGGGCGCACAGCGCGTCGGTCAGCTGGATCTCGCCACCACGGCCGGGCCCGGTGCGCTCGAGGATGGCGAACACCGCGGGGTCGAGGACGTACCTGCCGATCACCGCGAGCCTGCTCGGCGCCTCGTCCACCGCGGGCTTCTCCACCAGGTCGGTCACCCGGACCACGTCCGGGTCGTCGCCGAGCGGCTCGACCGCGGCGCAGCCGTAGAGGTGGATCTGGTCGGCGGGCACCTCCATGAGCGCGATCACGCTGCCCCCGTGCTCCCGGCGGACGTCGATCATCCGGGTGAGCAGCGGGTCGCGCGGGTCGATGAGGTCGTCACCGAGCAGCACCGCGAACGGGTTGTCGCCCACGTGGCGCTGCGCGCACAGCACGGCGTGGCCGAGCCCCTTGGGCTCGCCCTGGCGCACGTAGTGCACGGACGCGAGGTCGGTGCTGCGCCGCACGAGCTCGAGCCGCTCCTCGTCGCCCTTCGCCTCCAGCGTCGCCTCGAGCTCGGCCGCCCGGTCGAAGTGGTCCTCCAGCGCGCGCTTGCTGCGACCGGTGACCATGAGGACGTCGTCGAGGCCGGCCGCGGCCGCCTCCTCGACGACCATCTGGATCGCCGGCGTGTCGACGACGGGCAGCATCTCCTTGGGCGTCGCCTTGGTGGCCGGCAGGAAGCGCGTCCCCAGACCGGCGGCCGGGATCACGGCCTTCGTCACGGGACGGTCGTACGTCATGGGTCCTCCCCCATCGGGTGTCAGCGCACAGCATGCCAACCCGGCCCCGCCGTGGGGGCATCAGGCCGTGACGACCATCTCCTGCGAGGCAGCGACCAAACCCCGCTCGGCCGGGCCGACCTGCAGCGCAGCGTCGGCCGGCACGCTGCGCTTGACCACCGCGAGCGCGACCGGGCCGAGCTCGGCGTGCAGCGCCACCGACGTCACCCGGCCGACCTCGCGGCCCTCGAGCAGCACCGGGTCGCCGGGTGCGGGGGTGCGGTCGGCGCTGCCGTCGAGGTGCAGCTGCACCAGCCGCCGCGGCGGGCGGCCCAGGTTGTGCACGCGGGCCACGGTCTCCTGCCCGCGGTAGCAGCCCTTCGCCAGGTGGACGGCCGAGGGCACCCAGCCGACCTCCTGCGGGATGGTGCGGTGGTCGGTCTCGAACCCGAGCCGGGGGACCGCCGCGGCCACGCGCAGCGCCTCCCACGCCCAGGTGCCGGCGCCGGGCCGGCCCGCGACGTACTCCTCCAGCTCGGCCCGGGGGACGAGCACCTCGCGCCCCACGAGCACGTCGGGGCGCACGGGCACGTAGCGGCGCCCGGCGTCGTCCTGCGCCTCGAGGGAGCCGAACTGCGGCGCCACCAGCACCGTGGGGTGGTCCGGGTGCGGCTCGGCCACCGGCTCGGCGACCACGGCGTACTCGGCGCTGACGTCGGCCACCTCCACCCGCAGCAGGAACTGCATGGAGCGCAGGTAGTCGACCAGCGGTCCGGCCTCGCCCGGCTCGACGGTGATCCACGTGGTGGTGCCGTCGTCGACGAGGTGCAGCTCGTGCTCGACGTGGCCGTGCGGCGACAGGATGAGGTCGAGGGCCGACTCGCCGGGGGCGAGCGCCTCGACGTGCTGGGTGGTCAGCGAGTGCAGCCACGAGAGCCGGTCGGGGCCGGTGACGGTCACCACGCCGCGGTGCGACAGGTCGACCCAGCCCTCGCCGCGCAGCAGCCGGCGCTGCTCGCCGTGCGGGTCGCCGTAGTGCCAGGCGACGCCGGCGTCGACCGACCCCTCGGGGGGCGGGCAGGCGTCCGGCAGCGACAGCAGCGGGCTCACAGCGGTGCTCACGTCAGCACAACCTCGCCGGGACGGCGATGCTTCCCCGGCTCAGCCGCGCGCCCCGCACGCGGAGCACGTGCCGTGCAGCGCGACGTGGCTCACGTCGGTGACGAACCCGGTGCGGTCGCGCAGGTCGTCGAGGAACGGCTCGGCGATGGCGGCGTCCAGGCTGGTGACGGCCCCGCACGTGTCGCACACGAGGTGGATGTGCACGTGGTCGTCGACCGAGTGGTAGGTCGGGGCGCCGTGGCCGATGTGGGCGTGCGTGACCAGGCCGACCTCCTCGAGCACCTCGAGGTTGCGGTAGACGGTCGAGAGGTTGACGCCGCTGGCCGTGCGCTGGACCTCGCCGAGGATCTCCTCCGGCGTGCCGTGGCCGAGCCGCTGCACCGACTCGAGCACCAGCTGGCGCTGCGGGGTGATCCGGTAGCCGCCCGAGCGCAGCCGGTTCTCCCACTCGGTCACGACGCGACCGTCACCGGGCGCAGGGTGGCCGACAGGTGCGCCGCGAGGGGCTGGCCGACGGCCGCCATGTCGTAGCGCCACAGCAGCTCGCCGTCGACGAGGCCGTAGAGGCGCGTGCCGGACGTGTACTCCTTCGCCGACTCGGTGCGGGCCACGACGTCGGTGTGCAGCTCGGCCCGCGCCCCGGTGATGCGGGCGTCGAGGATGCCGGTGACCGTGACCGAGCCGACCCACACCTCGGAGTAGCCGGTGGGGTGGGCCAGGAGCACCTCGACCTGGTTGTCCGGTCGCGGCCGCCAGAACCCCATCTCGGTCGCGGTGGGGCGCACCCGCTCGCCCTCGTCGTCGAGCAGCCACGAGCGGCTGACGTAGGACAGGAACGGGCGCCCGTCGGTGGAGAACGACACCTCCTGGCCGAACCGGAACTCCTCGATCGTCGGGTAGCCCCCGACGCCGACACCCACCCAGGTGCCGATGAGCCAGGACAGCGGCAGCAGCGGCTCGGGGATCTCGGGCGAGCTCATGAGGGCCTCTCTGCGTGCACTCGCGCGGTCAGTCGCGACCGCGGTAGAGCCGGACGACGGTGGCGCCCGCGACGCCCACGACGGCGAGGACGGCGAGCAGCAGCACCACGGTGGTGACGATCTCGGCCACCGTCGGATCCTAGGCGACGGGATGGCCTCGCCCCCGGCCCGCCCGGACGCCGCGC
This window encodes:
- a CDS encoding folate-binding protein, whose protein sequence is MSTAVSPLLSLPDACPPPEGSVDAGVAWHYGDPHGEQRRLLRGEGWVDLSHRGVVTVTGPDRLSWLHSLTTQHVEALAPGESALDLILSPHGHVEHELHLVDDGTTTWITVEPGEAGPLVDYLRSMQFLLRVEVADVSAEYAVVAEPVAEPHPDHPTVLVAPQFGSLEAQDDAGRRYVPVRPDVLVGREVLVPRAELEEYVAGRPGAGTWAWEALRVAAAVPRLGFETDHRTIPQEVGWVPSAVHLAKGCYRGQETVARVHNLGRPPRRLVQLHLDGSADRTPAPGDPVLLEGREVGRVTSVALHAELGPVALAVVKRSVPADAALQVGPAERGLVAASQEMVVTA
- a CDS encoding DUF1794 domain-containing protein is translated as MSSPEIPEPLLPLSWLIGTWVGVGVGGYPTIEEFRFGQEVSFSTDGRPFLSYVSRSWLLDDEGERVRPTATEMGFWRPRPDNQVEVLLAHPTGYSEVWVGSVTVTGILDARITGARAELHTDVVARTESAKEYTSGTRLYGLVDGELLWRYDMAAVGQPLAAHLSATLRPVTVAS
- a CDS encoding D-tyrosyl-tRNA(Tyr) deacylase encodes the protein MRAVVQRADGASVVVDGSVVGSFEGPGLVVLVGVTHDDDPARARRLAEKVHELRVFEPRHAGDRPVEGRRELSAAELGLPLLVVSQFTLYGDTRKGRRPSWTAAAPGPVAEPLVAAVVDALRERGAPVTTGVFGADMRVALVNDGPITVLLEVD
- a CDS encoding NTP transferase domain-containing protein → MTYDRPVTKAVIPAAGLGTRFLPATKATPKEMLPVVDTPAIQMVVEEAAAAGLDDVLMVTGRSKRALEDHFDRAAELEATLEAKGDEERLELVRRSTDLASVHYVRQGEPKGLGHAVLCAQRHVGDNPFAVLLGDDLIDPRDPLLTRMIDVRREHGGSVIALMEVPADQIHLYGCAAVEPLGDDPDVVRVTDLVEKPAVDEAPSRLAVIGRYVLDPAVFAILERTGPGRGGEIQLTDALCALATGTPAQDGGGVLGVVFRGRRYDTGDRVSYLKAVVRLACERDDLGPEFAPWLKEFAAGL
- a CDS encoding transcriptional repressor; this translates as MALRHGGRRPAPRGAPVGHPAPGDGRVVTEWENRLRSGGYRITPQRQLVLESVQRLGHGTPEEILGEVQRTASGVNLSTVYRNLEVLEEVGLVTHAHIGHGAPTYHSVDDHVHIHLVCDTCGAVTSLDAAIAEPFLDDLRDRTGFVTDVSHVALHGTCSACGARG